In Crassostrea angulata isolate pt1a10 chromosome 4, ASM2561291v2, whole genome shotgun sequence, one genomic interval encodes:
- the LOC128181356 gene encoding fibroblast growth factor receptor 4-like isoform X6: MGYIQTLVITCIIVLNLSSEIASTTTTKSTGAPPRLRENDPTVESIKVKEGSKLKLRCRVLGNPRPYTVWYKDGERLKTRNNDRLKVNKNSLLITQPREEDSGQYSCHRENQFGEAWKNYTLIVKNEKPIVDKNVDCEKVGPPQFKDKGELNEWIARPSQASVDFKCSVCGSPEPNITWYVGGRQINSAVSGGKYKVKRKISLVVEGLTKKDATEYTCVAQNEHGFINHTFELKVIDRVLTKPVIHGPVNQTVTYMDDVKFECKVVMSDLQPHIQWLKHYQVNGSFENENEDPYVHIIQQSSFNLTKPEILYIRNVTYEDAGWYTCLVTNSMGRAFQSAWLTVEEPVPESAKVIQQVPLPRNNMTMIITIVSVVCSTLLLVVGIVAIVCCRRWNLRHKKFANVKRVIVMRPNEIYYPNKIGAEGQALIVPQVRIETTNQRRRLSSDLTVMSEYDLPLDKTWEFSRERLVMGKTLGEGAFGVVIKADAHGISGKNGAVTVAVKMLKEDATDRELTDLIQEMEVMKLIGSHKNIINLLGCCTQNGPLYVIVEFAPHGNLRDFLRSRRPPNNGYEKPVGEENPQKETLSEKDLISFSYQIARGMDYLSQRQCIHRDLAARNVLVAEDYVLKIADFGLTRNVTNIDYYRKTGDGRLPVKWMAPEALFDRKYTSKSDVWSYGVLLWEIFTLGGNPYPSVPVERLFELLRSGHRMERPPYASKEMYSLMSYCWADAPTRRPTFLSLVKDLDKMLTSRGEEYLDLEPGVTPLETHVSTSDSQYSSMSRSCSSVSDDVISHTNSSSTCSSDSDKEDAV, encoded by the exons ATGGGCTACATTCAGACTCTTGTTATCACGTGCATTATTGTTCTGAATTTGTCTTCTGAGATTGCTTCAACGACTACAACCAAATCCACAGGAG caCCACCTAGATTAAGAGAGAATGATCCAACGGTAGAATCCATCAAAGTAAAGGAAGGATCGAAATTAAAACTAAGATGTAGAGTGCTCGGTAATCCTCGGCCATACACTGTCTGGTATAAGGATGGAGAAAGACTGAAAACTCGTAACAACGATAG GCTAAAGGTCAACAAAAATTCCTTGTTAATTACGCAACCGCGGGAAGAAGACAGTGGACAGTATTCCTGCCATCGAGAAAACCAGTTCGGGGAGGCATGGAAAAACTACACCCTCATAGTCAAAAACG aaAAACCAATTGTGGACAAAAATGTTGACTGCGAGAAAGTGG GTCCACCACAATTTAAGGACAAGGGTGAATTAAATGAATGGATAGCCCGACCTTCCCAAGCCTCCGTGGACTTCAAGTGTAGTGTGTGCGGTAGTCCCGAGCCCAATATCACATGGTATGTGGGTGGACGCCAAATCAACTCCGCAGTCAGTGGTGGCAAG tataaagtcaaaagaaaaatatctttagtTGTGGAAGGGTTGACCAAAAAGGATGCGACAGAATACACATGTGTTGCTCAAAATGAACATGGTTTCATCAACCATACCTTTGAGCTTAAAGTCATAG ACCGGGTTTTGACAAAGCCTGTGATTCACGGTCCCGTGAACCAGACTGTGACCTACATGGATGACGTGAAGTTTGAATGTAAAGTGGTCATGAGTGACCTCCAACCCCACATTCAGTGGCTCAAACACTACCAGGTCAACGgctcttttgaaaatgaaaacgaAGATCCTTACGTTCACATCATACAG CAATCGTCTTTCAACCTGACCAAACCTGAGATTTTGTACATCAGAAATGTGACCTACGAGGATGCTGGGTGGTACACTTGCTTGGTGACCAATTCCATGGGTCGGGCATTCCAGAGCGCCTGGCTGACCGTTGAAG AACCTGTGCCCGAGTCGGCTAAAGTGATACAGCAGGTGCCCTTGCCCCGGAACAATATGACTATGATCATCACCATTGTGTCCGTGGTCTGTTCTACCCTCCTTCTAGTCGTCGGCATTGTCGCCATAGTCTGCTGTCGAAGATGGAATCTCCGTCACAAGAAGTTTGCCAATGTCAAGAGAGTCATTGTAATGCGACCA AATGAGATTTATTACCCTAACAAGATTGGAGCAGAAGGACAGGCTCTGATTGTTCCACAAGTACGCATTGAAACGACCAATCAGAGACGCCGCCTTTCGTCAGACTTGACCGTCATGTCGGAGTATGACCTGCCATTGGACAAGACTTGGGAATTCTCTAGAGAAAG GCTTGTGATGGGAAAAACTTTGGGTGAGGGAGCTTTTGGTGTTGTAATCAAAGCAGACGCTCATGGTATTTCTGGCAAAAATGGAGCAGTCACAGTGGCAGTCAAGATGTTGAAAG AGGATGCGACGGACCGGGAGCTGACCGACTTGATACAGGAGATGGAGGTGATGAAGTTGATTGGTAGTCACAAGAACATCATCAACCTGCTAGGCTGCTGTACTCAGAATG GTCCTCTGTATGTCATTGTGGAGTTTGCCCCTCACGGAAACTTGCGGGATTTCCTGCGCAGTAGGAGACCCCCTAACAATGGGTACGAAAAGCCCGTTGGTGAGGAAAACCCCCAGAAAGAAACGCTCTCTGAGAAAGACTTGATATCATTTTCATATCAGATAGCCCGAGGCATGGACTATTTGTCCCAGCGCCAGTGTATTCATCGGGATCTAGCTGCCAGAAATGTGTTAGTTGCTGAGGACTATGTGCTAAAAATAGCTGATTTCGGCCTTACAAGAAACGTCACGAATATCGATTACTACAGAAAAACTGGAGAT GGTCGTCTTCCTGTGAAATGGATGGCTCCCGAGGCTTTGTTTGATAGAAAATATACCTCAAAAAGTGATGT ATGGTCCTATGGGGTGTTACTATGGGAAATCTTCACGCTGGGAGGTAACCCCTACCCCTCGGTGCCTGTGGAGCGCCTGTTTGAGCTGCTGAGGAGCGGTCACCGGATGGAGCGCCCCCCGTACGCCTCCAAGGAGATGTACAGCCTGATGTCCTACTGCTGGGCCGACGCCCCCACACGTCGCCCCACGTTCCTCTCCCTGGTCAAGGACCTCGACAAGATGTTGACGAGCCGAGGGGAG GAATATCTGGATCTGGAGCCCGGAGTGACGCCATTAGAGACGCACGTCAGTACGTCGGACAGCCAATATTCCTCAATGTCTCGGAGCTGTAGCAGTGTGTCAGACGATGTGATCAGCCACACAAACAGTAGCAGTACGTGTAGTAGTGACTCCGATAAGGAGGATGCGGTGTAG
- the LOC128181356 gene encoding fibroblast growth factor receptor 4-like isoform X1, whose amino-acid sequence MGYIQTLVITCIIVLNLSSEIASTTTTKSTGAPPRLRENDPTVESIKVKEGSKLKLRCRVLGNPRPYTVWYKDGERLKTRNNDRLKVNKNSLLITQPREEDSGQYSCHRENQFGEAWKNYTLIVKNEKPIVDKNVDCEKVGPPQFKDKGELNEWIARPSQASVDFKCSVCGSPEPNITWYVGGRQINSAVSGGKYKVKRKISLVVEGLTKKDATEYTCVAQNEHGFINHTFELKVIDRVLTKPVIHGPVNQTVTYMDDVKFECKVVMSDLQPHIQWLKHYQVNGSFENENEDPYVHIIQNSQRGRLGGKQSSFNLTKPEILYIRNVTYEDAGWYTCLVTNSMGRAFQSAWLTVEDSKCDNCTNSTDDSRLEPVPESAKVIQQVPLPRNNMTMIITIVSVVCSTLLLVVGIVAIVCCRRWNLRHKKFANVKRVIVMRPNEIYYPNKIGAEGQALIVPQVRIETTNQRRRLSSDLTVMSEYDLPLDKTWEFSRERLVMGKTLGEGAFGVVIKADAHGISGKNGAVTVAVKMLKEDATDRELTDLIQEMEVMKLIGSHKNIINLLGCCTQNGPLYVIVEFAPHGNLRDFLRSRRPPNNGYEKPVGEENPQKETLSEKDLISFSYQIARGMDYLSQRQCIHRDLAARNVLVAEDYVLKIADFGLTRNVTNIDYYRKTGDGRLPVKWMAPEALFDRKYTSKSDVWSYGVLLWEIFTLGGNPYPSVPVERLFELLRSGHRMERPPYASKEMYSLMSYCWADAPTRRPTFLSLVKDLDKMLTSRGEVSGDRMKNTGKCLARIIHEYLDLEPGVTPLETHVSTSDSQYSSMSRSCSSVSDDVISHTNSSSTCSSDSDKEDAV is encoded by the exons ATGGGCTACATTCAGACTCTTGTTATCACGTGCATTATTGTTCTGAATTTGTCTTCTGAGATTGCTTCAACGACTACAACCAAATCCACAGGAG caCCACCTAGATTAAGAGAGAATGATCCAACGGTAGAATCCATCAAAGTAAAGGAAGGATCGAAATTAAAACTAAGATGTAGAGTGCTCGGTAATCCTCGGCCATACACTGTCTGGTATAAGGATGGAGAAAGACTGAAAACTCGTAACAACGATAG GCTAAAGGTCAACAAAAATTCCTTGTTAATTACGCAACCGCGGGAAGAAGACAGTGGACAGTATTCCTGCCATCGAGAAAACCAGTTCGGGGAGGCATGGAAAAACTACACCCTCATAGTCAAAAACG aaAAACCAATTGTGGACAAAAATGTTGACTGCGAGAAAGTGG GTCCACCACAATTTAAGGACAAGGGTGAATTAAATGAATGGATAGCCCGACCTTCCCAAGCCTCCGTGGACTTCAAGTGTAGTGTGTGCGGTAGTCCCGAGCCCAATATCACATGGTATGTGGGTGGACGCCAAATCAACTCCGCAGTCAGTGGTGGCAAG tataaagtcaaaagaaaaatatctttagtTGTGGAAGGGTTGACCAAAAAGGATGCGACAGAATACACATGTGTTGCTCAAAATGAACATGGTTTCATCAACCATACCTTTGAGCTTAAAGTCATAG ACCGGGTTTTGACAAAGCCTGTGATTCACGGTCCCGTGAACCAGACTGTGACCTACATGGATGACGTGAAGTTTGAATGTAAAGTGGTCATGAGTGACCTCCAACCCCACATTCAGTGGCTCAAACACTACCAGGTCAACGgctcttttgaaaatgaaaacgaAGATCCTTACGTTCACATCATACAG AATTCACAGCGGGGCAGGCTGGGCGGCAAG CAATCGTCTTTCAACCTGACCAAACCTGAGATTTTGTACATCAGAAATGTGACCTACGAGGATGCTGGGTGGTACACTTGCTTGGTGACCAATTCCATGGGTCGGGCATTCCAGAGCGCCTGGCTGACCGTTGAAG ATTCAAAATGTGATAACTGCACAAATTCCACAGATGATTCACGTCTGG AACCTGTGCCCGAGTCGGCTAAAGTGATACAGCAGGTGCCCTTGCCCCGGAACAATATGACTATGATCATCACCATTGTGTCCGTGGTCTGTTCTACCCTCCTTCTAGTCGTCGGCATTGTCGCCATAGTCTGCTGTCGAAGATGGAATCTCCGTCACAAGAAGTTTGCCAATGTCAAGAGAGTCATTGTAATGCGACCA AATGAGATTTATTACCCTAACAAGATTGGAGCAGAAGGACAGGCTCTGATTGTTCCACAAGTACGCATTGAAACGACCAATCAGAGACGCCGCCTTTCGTCAGACTTGACCGTCATGTCGGAGTATGACCTGCCATTGGACAAGACTTGGGAATTCTCTAGAGAAAG GCTTGTGATGGGAAAAACTTTGGGTGAGGGAGCTTTTGGTGTTGTAATCAAAGCAGACGCTCATGGTATTTCTGGCAAAAATGGAGCAGTCACAGTGGCAGTCAAGATGTTGAAAG AGGATGCGACGGACCGGGAGCTGACCGACTTGATACAGGAGATGGAGGTGATGAAGTTGATTGGTAGTCACAAGAACATCATCAACCTGCTAGGCTGCTGTACTCAGAATG GTCCTCTGTATGTCATTGTGGAGTTTGCCCCTCACGGAAACTTGCGGGATTTCCTGCGCAGTAGGAGACCCCCTAACAATGGGTACGAAAAGCCCGTTGGTGAGGAAAACCCCCAGAAAGAAACGCTCTCTGAGAAAGACTTGATATCATTTTCATATCAGATAGCCCGAGGCATGGACTATTTGTCCCAGCGCCAGTGTATTCATCGGGATCTAGCTGCCAGAAATGTGTTAGTTGCTGAGGACTATGTGCTAAAAATAGCTGATTTCGGCCTTACAAGAAACGTCACGAATATCGATTACTACAGAAAAACTGGAGAT GGTCGTCTTCCTGTGAAATGGATGGCTCCCGAGGCTTTGTTTGATAGAAAATATACCTCAAAAAGTGATGT ATGGTCCTATGGGGTGTTACTATGGGAAATCTTCACGCTGGGAGGTAACCCCTACCCCTCGGTGCCTGTGGAGCGCCTGTTTGAGCTGCTGAGGAGCGGTCACCGGATGGAGCGCCCCCCGTACGCCTCCAAGGAGATGTACAGCCTGATGTCCTACTGCTGGGCCGACGCCCCCACACGTCGCCCCACGTTCCTCTCCCTGGTCAAGGACCTCGACAAGATGTTGACGAGCCGAGGGGAGGTGAGTGGGGACAGAATGAAGAACACCGGGAAGTGCTTGGCTcggattatacat GAATATCTGGATCTGGAGCCCGGAGTGACGCCATTAGAGACGCACGTCAGTACGTCGGACAGCCAATATTCCTCAATGTCTCGGAGCTGTAGCAGTGTGTCAGACGATGTGATCAGCCACACAAACAGTAGCAGTACGTGTAGTAGTGACTCCGATAAGGAGGATGCGGTGTAG
- the LOC128181356 gene encoding fibroblast growth factor receptor 4-like isoform X3 — translation MGYIQTLVITCIIVLNLSSEIASTTTTKSTGAPPRLRENDPTVESIKVKEGSKLKLRCRVLGNPRPYTVWYKDGERLKTRNNDRLKVNKNSLLITQPREEDSGQYSCHRENQFGEAWKNYTLIVKNEKPIVDKNVDCEKVGPPQFKDKGELNEWIARPSQASVDFKCSVCGSPEPNITWYVGGRQINSAVSGGKYKVKRKISLVVEGLTKKDATEYTCVAQNEHGFINHTFELKVIDRVLTKPVIHGPVNQTVTYMDDVKFECKVVMSDLQPHIQWLKHYQVNGSFENENEDPYVHIIQNSQRGRLGGKQSSFNLTKPEILYIRNVTYEDAGWYTCLVTNSMGRAFQSAWLTVEEPVPESAKVIQQVPLPRNNMTMIITIVSVVCSTLLLVVGIVAIVCCRRWNLRHKKFANVKRVIVMRPNEIYYPNKIGAEGQALIVPQVRIETTNQRRRLSSDLTVMSEYDLPLDKTWEFSRERLVMGKTLGEGAFGVVIKADAHGISGKNGAVTVAVKMLKEDATDRELTDLIQEMEVMKLIGSHKNIINLLGCCTQNGPLYVIVEFAPHGNLRDFLRSRRPPNNGYEKPVGEENPQKETLSEKDLISFSYQIARGMDYLSQRQCIHRDLAARNVLVAEDYVLKIADFGLTRNVTNIDYYRKTGDGRLPVKWMAPEALFDRKYTSKSDVWSYGVLLWEIFTLGGNPYPSVPVERLFELLRSGHRMERPPYASKEMYSLMSYCWADAPTRRPTFLSLVKDLDKMLTSRGEVSGDRMKNTGKCLARIIHEYLDLEPGVTPLETHVSTSDSQYSSMSRSCSSVSDDVISHTNSSSTCSSDSDKEDAV, via the exons ATGGGCTACATTCAGACTCTTGTTATCACGTGCATTATTGTTCTGAATTTGTCTTCTGAGATTGCTTCAACGACTACAACCAAATCCACAGGAG caCCACCTAGATTAAGAGAGAATGATCCAACGGTAGAATCCATCAAAGTAAAGGAAGGATCGAAATTAAAACTAAGATGTAGAGTGCTCGGTAATCCTCGGCCATACACTGTCTGGTATAAGGATGGAGAAAGACTGAAAACTCGTAACAACGATAG GCTAAAGGTCAACAAAAATTCCTTGTTAATTACGCAACCGCGGGAAGAAGACAGTGGACAGTATTCCTGCCATCGAGAAAACCAGTTCGGGGAGGCATGGAAAAACTACACCCTCATAGTCAAAAACG aaAAACCAATTGTGGACAAAAATGTTGACTGCGAGAAAGTGG GTCCACCACAATTTAAGGACAAGGGTGAATTAAATGAATGGATAGCCCGACCTTCCCAAGCCTCCGTGGACTTCAAGTGTAGTGTGTGCGGTAGTCCCGAGCCCAATATCACATGGTATGTGGGTGGACGCCAAATCAACTCCGCAGTCAGTGGTGGCAAG tataaagtcaaaagaaaaatatctttagtTGTGGAAGGGTTGACCAAAAAGGATGCGACAGAATACACATGTGTTGCTCAAAATGAACATGGTTTCATCAACCATACCTTTGAGCTTAAAGTCATAG ACCGGGTTTTGACAAAGCCTGTGATTCACGGTCCCGTGAACCAGACTGTGACCTACATGGATGACGTGAAGTTTGAATGTAAAGTGGTCATGAGTGACCTCCAACCCCACATTCAGTGGCTCAAACACTACCAGGTCAACGgctcttttgaaaatgaaaacgaAGATCCTTACGTTCACATCATACAG AATTCACAGCGGGGCAGGCTGGGCGGCAAG CAATCGTCTTTCAACCTGACCAAACCTGAGATTTTGTACATCAGAAATGTGACCTACGAGGATGCTGGGTGGTACACTTGCTTGGTGACCAATTCCATGGGTCGGGCATTCCAGAGCGCCTGGCTGACCGTTGAAG AACCTGTGCCCGAGTCGGCTAAAGTGATACAGCAGGTGCCCTTGCCCCGGAACAATATGACTATGATCATCACCATTGTGTCCGTGGTCTGTTCTACCCTCCTTCTAGTCGTCGGCATTGTCGCCATAGTCTGCTGTCGAAGATGGAATCTCCGTCACAAGAAGTTTGCCAATGTCAAGAGAGTCATTGTAATGCGACCA AATGAGATTTATTACCCTAACAAGATTGGAGCAGAAGGACAGGCTCTGATTGTTCCACAAGTACGCATTGAAACGACCAATCAGAGACGCCGCCTTTCGTCAGACTTGACCGTCATGTCGGAGTATGACCTGCCATTGGACAAGACTTGGGAATTCTCTAGAGAAAG GCTTGTGATGGGAAAAACTTTGGGTGAGGGAGCTTTTGGTGTTGTAATCAAAGCAGACGCTCATGGTATTTCTGGCAAAAATGGAGCAGTCACAGTGGCAGTCAAGATGTTGAAAG AGGATGCGACGGACCGGGAGCTGACCGACTTGATACAGGAGATGGAGGTGATGAAGTTGATTGGTAGTCACAAGAACATCATCAACCTGCTAGGCTGCTGTACTCAGAATG GTCCTCTGTATGTCATTGTGGAGTTTGCCCCTCACGGAAACTTGCGGGATTTCCTGCGCAGTAGGAGACCCCCTAACAATGGGTACGAAAAGCCCGTTGGTGAGGAAAACCCCCAGAAAGAAACGCTCTCTGAGAAAGACTTGATATCATTTTCATATCAGATAGCCCGAGGCATGGACTATTTGTCCCAGCGCCAGTGTATTCATCGGGATCTAGCTGCCAGAAATGTGTTAGTTGCTGAGGACTATGTGCTAAAAATAGCTGATTTCGGCCTTACAAGAAACGTCACGAATATCGATTACTACAGAAAAACTGGAGAT GGTCGTCTTCCTGTGAAATGGATGGCTCCCGAGGCTTTGTTTGATAGAAAATATACCTCAAAAAGTGATGT ATGGTCCTATGGGGTGTTACTATGGGAAATCTTCACGCTGGGAGGTAACCCCTACCCCTCGGTGCCTGTGGAGCGCCTGTTTGAGCTGCTGAGGAGCGGTCACCGGATGGAGCGCCCCCCGTACGCCTCCAAGGAGATGTACAGCCTGATGTCCTACTGCTGGGCCGACGCCCCCACACGTCGCCCCACGTTCCTCTCCCTGGTCAAGGACCTCGACAAGATGTTGACGAGCCGAGGGGAGGTGAGTGGGGACAGAATGAAGAACACCGGGAAGTGCTTGGCTcggattatacat GAATATCTGGATCTGGAGCCCGGAGTGACGCCATTAGAGACGCACGTCAGTACGTCGGACAGCCAATATTCCTCAATGTCTCGGAGCTGTAGCAGTGTGTCAGACGATGTGATCAGCCACACAAACAGTAGCAGTACGTGTAGTAGTGACTCCGATAAGGAGGATGCGGTGTAG
- the LOC128181356 gene encoding fibroblast growth factor receptor 4-like isoform X2, translated as MGYIQTLVITCIIVLNLSSEIASTTTTKSTGAPPRLRENDPTVESIKVKEGSKLKLRCRVLGNPRPYTVWYKDGERLKTRNNDRLKVNKNSLLITQPREEDSGQYSCHRENQFGEAWKNYTLIVKNEKPIVDKNVDCEKVGPPQFKDKGELNEWIARPSQASVDFKCSVCGSPEPNITWYVGGRQINSAVSGGKYKVKRKISLVVEGLTKKDATEYTCVAQNEHGFINHTFELKVIDRVLTKPVIHGPVNQTVTYMDDVKFECKVVMSDLQPHIQWLKHYQVNGSFENENEDPYVHIIQQSSFNLTKPEILYIRNVTYEDAGWYTCLVTNSMGRAFQSAWLTVEDSKCDNCTNSTDDSRLEPVPESAKVIQQVPLPRNNMTMIITIVSVVCSTLLLVVGIVAIVCCRRWNLRHKKFANVKRVIVMRPNEIYYPNKIGAEGQALIVPQVRIETTNQRRRLSSDLTVMSEYDLPLDKTWEFSRERLVMGKTLGEGAFGVVIKADAHGISGKNGAVTVAVKMLKEDATDRELTDLIQEMEVMKLIGSHKNIINLLGCCTQNGPLYVIVEFAPHGNLRDFLRSRRPPNNGYEKPVGEENPQKETLSEKDLISFSYQIARGMDYLSQRQCIHRDLAARNVLVAEDYVLKIADFGLTRNVTNIDYYRKTGDGRLPVKWMAPEALFDRKYTSKSDVWSYGVLLWEIFTLGGNPYPSVPVERLFELLRSGHRMERPPYASKEMYSLMSYCWADAPTRRPTFLSLVKDLDKMLTSRGEVSGDRMKNTGKCLARIIHEYLDLEPGVTPLETHVSTSDSQYSSMSRSCSSVSDDVISHTNSSSTCSSDSDKEDAV; from the exons ATGGGCTACATTCAGACTCTTGTTATCACGTGCATTATTGTTCTGAATTTGTCTTCTGAGATTGCTTCAACGACTACAACCAAATCCACAGGAG caCCACCTAGATTAAGAGAGAATGATCCAACGGTAGAATCCATCAAAGTAAAGGAAGGATCGAAATTAAAACTAAGATGTAGAGTGCTCGGTAATCCTCGGCCATACACTGTCTGGTATAAGGATGGAGAAAGACTGAAAACTCGTAACAACGATAG GCTAAAGGTCAACAAAAATTCCTTGTTAATTACGCAACCGCGGGAAGAAGACAGTGGACAGTATTCCTGCCATCGAGAAAACCAGTTCGGGGAGGCATGGAAAAACTACACCCTCATAGTCAAAAACG aaAAACCAATTGTGGACAAAAATGTTGACTGCGAGAAAGTGG GTCCACCACAATTTAAGGACAAGGGTGAATTAAATGAATGGATAGCCCGACCTTCCCAAGCCTCCGTGGACTTCAAGTGTAGTGTGTGCGGTAGTCCCGAGCCCAATATCACATGGTATGTGGGTGGACGCCAAATCAACTCCGCAGTCAGTGGTGGCAAG tataaagtcaaaagaaaaatatctttagtTGTGGAAGGGTTGACCAAAAAGGATGCGACAGAATACACATGTGTTGCTCAAAATGAACATGGTTTCATCAACCATACCTTTGAGCTTAAAGTCATAG ACCGGGTTTTGACAAAGCCTGTGATTCACGGTCCCGTGAACCAGACTGTGACCTACATGGATGACGTGAAGTTTGAATGTAAAGTGGTCATGAGTGACCTCCAACCCCACATTCAGTGGCTCAAACACTACCAGGTCAACGgctcttttgaaaatgaaaacgaAGATCCTTACGTTCACATCATACAG CAATCGTCTTTCAACCTGACCAAACCTGAGATTTTGTACATCAGAAATGTGACCTACGAGGATGCTGGGTGGTACACTTGCTTGGTGACCAATTCCATGGGTCGGGCATTCCAGAGCGCCTGGCTGACCGTTGAAG ATTCAAAATGTGATAACTGCACAAATTCCACAGATGATTCACGTCTGG AACCTGTGCCCGAGTCGGCTAAAGTGATACAGCAGGTGCCCTTGCCCCGGAACAATATGACTATGATCATCACCATTGTGTCCGTGGTCTGTTCTACCCTCCTTCTAGTCGTCGGCATTGTCGCCATAGTCTGCTGTCGAAGATGGAATCTCCGTCACAAGAAGTTTGCCAATGTCAAGAGAGTCATTGTAATGCGACCA AATGAGATTTATTACCCTAACAAGATTGGAGCAGAAGGACAGGCTCTGATTGTTCCACAAGTACGCATTGAAACGACCAATCAGAGACGCCGCCTTTCGTCAGACTTGACCGTCATGTCGGAGTATGACCTGCCATTGGACAAGACTTGGGAATTCTCTAGAGAAAG GCTTGTGATGGGAAAAACTTTGGGTGAGGGAGCTTTTGGTGTTGTAATCAAAGCAGACGCTCATGGTATTTCTGGCAAAAATGGAGCAGTCACAGTGGCAGTCAAGATGTTGAAAG AGGATGCGACGGACCGGGAGCTGACCGACTTGATACAGGAGATGGAGGTGATGAAGTTGATTGGTAGTCACAAGAACATCATCAACCTGCTAGGCTGCTGTACTCAGAATG GTCCTCTGTATGTCATTGTGGAGTTTGCCCCTCACGGAAACTTGCGGGATTTCCTGCGCAGTAGGAGACCCCCTAACAATGGGTACGAAAAGCCCGTTGGTGAGGAAAACCCCCAGAAAGAAACGCTCTCTGAGAAAGACTTGATATCATTTTCATATCAGATAGCCCGAGGCATGGACTATTTGTCCCAGCGCCAGTGTATTCATCGGGATCTAGCTGCCAGAAATGTGTTAGTTGCTGAGGACTATGTGCTAAAAATAGCTGATTTCGGCCTTACAAGAAACGTCACGAATATCGATTACTACAGAAAAACTGGAGAT GGTCGTCTTCCTGTGAAATGGATGGCTCCCGAGGCTTTGTTTGATAGAAAATATACCTCAAAAAGTGATGT ATGGTCCTATGGGGTGTTACTATGGGAAATCTTCACGCTGGGAGGTAACCCCTACCCCTCGGTGCCTGTGGAGCGCCTGTTTGAGCTGCTGAGGAGCGGTCACCGGATGGAGCGCCCCCCGTACGCCTCCAAGGAGATGTACAGCCTGATGTCCTACTGCTGGGCCGACGCCCCCACACGTCGCCCCACGTTCCTCTCCCTGGTCAAGGACCTCGACAAGATGTTGACGAGCCGAGGGGAGGTGAGTGGGGACAGAATGAAGAACACCGGGAAGTGCTTGGCTcggattatacat GAATATCTGGATCTGGAGCCCGGAGTGACGCCATTAGAGACGCACGTCAGTACGTCGGACAGCCAATATTCCTCAATGTCTCGGAGCTGTAGCAGTGTGTCAGACGATGTGATCAGCCACACAAACAGTAGCAGTACGTGTAGTAGTGACTCCGATAAGGAGGATGCGGTGTAG